The Flexivirga oryzae DNA window GGGTTCCGGCGATGCTGCTCGCCTACGGACTCTTCCGCTTCCTCGACCGGCTGGGTGGAACCGACCGGTCCGGACCACTCTGGGTCGCCGGGCACGTGTGCTTCTTGGTGGCCATCATCGGTGTCGCGGCCCTCGACGTCATGGTCTGGCGACGGTTGGGCCGCAGCCTTGCGCCCGACGCCGCCCTGGTCGCCGGTCTTCTCGGGTCCGCGGCGTTCGTCTGGGTCATCCTGGGAGACATCTTCCCGGGCGTGCACTCGAACTATCCGGTGCCCGACCTGGTCGCCGCCGCGGGCCCGCCGGCGTTCCTGGTCGGTCTCTTCGGGCTGCTGGGCAGCCTGGCACACCGAGGCCTGTTCCCTTGGCCGCATTGGGCTCTCGTTGTGATCGGGTTCGGCTGTGTCGGCGTCTCGCTGCAGCTGCTGCCGCTCGCGGCAGTCATCCTGTTGCTCGCCTTCGAGCCGTTCCGCTCCGCCACCCGCAGGCTCGTCGGCGGACGGGCGCCGACGGGGACGCGCCTCCCCCACAACAGTCCGCCCGGCGGCTAGCGTCGACCCATGCTCATCGCCAAGGACGCGGCCCAGCTGTCGCACGCGGGCAACACGCAGCTCACCTTCGCAGCCTTGGCCGGCATCGCCGCCGTGGTGCTGCTGATCGTCGTGGTGAAACTGCACCCCTTCATCTCGTTGATCGTCGGCTCGGCCGTCGTGGCCCTGGTCGCCTGGATCCCCGGCGCTGATGCGGTGACCAGCTTCACCAACGGCGCGATCTCCCCGAACGGTGGCTTCTCCGGCACCGCCGGCTCGGTGGCACTCCTCATCGCGCTCGGCGCCATGCTGGGCCAGATCCTGGTCGACTCCGGCGGCGCCGGGGTCGTGGTCGACACCATCAGCGACAAACTGTCCGGCTCCGCCCTCCCCTGGGGTATGGCGCTGATGGCGGCGCTCATCGGATTGCCGATGTTCTTCGAGATCGGCGTGGTCGTGCTGGTGCCGATCGTGCTGATGGTGGCCCGGCACACCGGGCAACGGTTGATGCTGGTCGGCATACCCGCCCTCGCCGGCCTGTCGGTGCTGCACGGCCTCGTCCCACCGCACCCCGGCCCGGAGACCGCGATCGCGTCGTTGCACGCGGACCAGGGGCGCACGCTCATCTTCGGCCTCATCGTCGCGATCCCGACCCTGGTCCTCTGCGGCCCGCTGCTCGCCCGGGTGCTGGACCGAATGGTGCCGATCGAGCACCCGACGCTGCCCGGCGGCAGCACCGAGGACGTCGCGGCCCACCTCGACGACAAGACCGGCGCCACCACCCGCCCCAGCTTCGGCCGCTCGGTCGCGATGCTGCTCCTGCCGGTCTGCCTGATGCTGCCGGCGGCGATCATCAACCTGATCGTGCACGACGAGGACAACCGGGCCCGGCAGATCCTGGACGTGATCGGCACCCCGTCGGTCGCCCTGCTGATCACCGTCGTCGTCGCCTACTTCGCGCTCGGCCTCGGCTCGGGTATGTCGCGCAGCCAGGCCAGTGACTCCCTCGGCCGCGGCCTGCCCGGCATCGCGGGCATCATGCTGATCGTCTGCGCCGGCGGCGGATTCAAGCAGGTGCTGGTCGACGCCGGTGTCGGCAACGTGATCGCGGACTGGGCCGAGGGCAAGCACATCAGCGTGCTGCTGCTCGGCTGGCTGGTCGCGGTCGGGATCCGGCTCGCGACCGGGTCGGCCACGGTCGCGACGGTGACGGCGGCCGGCATCGTCAGCGGCCTCGCCGCCGACCTGTCACCGAGTCACCTGGCGCTGCTGGTGCTGGCCATCGGGTGTGGATCGCTGTTCTTCTCCCACGTCAACGACGCCGGCTTCTGGCTGGTCAAGGAGTACTTCGGGATGTCGGTCGGCCAGACGATCCGGTCCTGGTCGCTGATGGAGACCGCGATCTCGGTCGTCGGTTTCGCGTTCGTGATGCTGCTGAGCGTCTTCACCTGACCGGGTCTCACGCGAACACGAAGTACCGCAGGCTGACGTACACCCAGGCGAGCGTCGTGGTCACCGCCGTGACCACGATGCCGTAGCGGGTGAACTGCCAGAAGCTGATCCGGTGCCCGGTGCGGGCGGCCAGGCCGATGGCCACCACGTTGGCGCTGGCTGCGACGGCGGTGCCGTTGCCGCCGAAGTCGGCGCCGAGCGCGAACGCCCACCACAGCGACCGTCCGGTCGCCTCGTCGGGCGCGTCGGCGGCCAGTTCCTCGACGACGGGGGCCATCGTCGCGACATACGGGATGTTGTCGAAGAAGGCGCCCAGGATGCTGGACCCGAACAGCAGCGCGGTGGCGGCCAGGTAGTAGTTGTCGCCGACCGCATCCGCGACCCAGCCACCGAAGGTGTCGATCACCCCGGTGTGAGTGAGTCCGGCGACCATGACGAACAGGCCCATGAAGAAGATCAGGGTCGGCCACTCCACCTCGGCGACCGCGTCCTGCGGGTCGGTCCGCGTCACCAGCAGCATGACACCGGCACCCAGCAGCGCGACGATCGCCGGGTCGAGCGACAACGCCCCGTGCAGGCTGAAACCGACGACCACGAGGGCGAAGACGGCCAGCGCCCGGCGCAGCATCGCCGGGTCGGTGATCGCCCGGCGTTCGTTGAGCAGCATCACCTCGGCGACCCGGTCCGGGTGGTACCGGAACTCGGACCGGAAGAGCACCCGCGCGCCGAGCACGAAGACCACGAAGATGACCACGACGACCGGCGCCATGTGCACCAGGAAGTCGGTGAAGCTGAGCCCGGCCCGGCTGCCGATGATGATGTTCGGCGGATCGCCGATCAGCGTCGCGGCACCGCCGATGTTGGACGCGAGCACCTCGGCGATCAGGTAGGGCCGCGCCGAGACGGCCAGCCGGTCGCAGACCACCACCGTCACCGGCGCGACCAGCATGATCGTGGTGACGTTGTCCAGGAACGGCGACGCGATCGCGGTGATGATCATCAGCATCACCATCAGCCGGTACGGCTTGCCGCCGGACCGTTTCGCCGCCCAGATCGCCAGGAAGTCGAAGAGGCCGGTCTGTTTGATGATGCCGACGATGATCATCATCCCCAGCAGCAGGAAGATGACGTTCCAGTCGATGCCCGCGTGCTCGGAGAAGAAGACCTCGCTGCCCGGGATCAGCTTCAGCCCGGCCATCACCCCCGAGGCGATGAGCACCACCGCAACCTTGTCGGCCTTCTCCGTGGCGATGAAGAAGAAGGCGACAAGGAAGATCGTCAGGGCCAGCGCCGCTGTCATCGGCTGGTCCTCGGGGGACGGGCTGGGCGGTTCACGGGGTGTCCTCCTCACCCGGGCGAAACGCCCAGTGGGATCAGGGGTTGTCGGTCAGGTCGTCACCGGCCGTCACGGCGAGGCTGGTGATCAGCCGCTCGAGCGTGATCGCGCCACGCAGGGATCCGTCGTCGTCGACGACCGCGATGACCGGACTACGCAGCCGCGCCATCAGCGCGGCGACCTCGAGCAGCGTCGCGTCGGCACGCACCAGGACCGGGGGTCTCATCGGGTCGGGCAGGCAGTCCGCGATCGTCCGCTTGGCCGCGGTCAACCAGAACCGGTCCGCGTGCGACTCGTCGACGGTGCGCACCAGCGCCGGGTCGTCCCGGTAGGAGTCCGGCACGATGAGGCGGAGCACCTGGCTGCCCGGCAGCACCGTCACCGGGCGTCCCTCGTCGTCCACGACGATCAGTCCCGGGATGCGGCTGACGGCCATCACCCGAACCGCTCGGATCACCTGATCGCCCGTGGTCACGGTCGGCGCGTGGGCGGCGATGTCCCCTGCCTGCATAGCATCCGTTCCCGTCATACATCGCGGTCGCGTGAGCAACCCGACGGCGCCCGGCACCACTTCGGTCATCACTGGCGCCTCCGTCCGTATGTCGTTGTCGATCCGCTGCCAGCCTTTCAAATCGGCCGGCGCCCCGGTATCCGTGCTGACACCCATATCGGTCGTGGGCAACCATGCAGCCGCATCGGCGTGACGCGTCCTCCGGCGCGGTGGCTCGACCGCGGACAGACCCGCCACGACGAGGCCGGCGGCGATCAGCAGACCGTGCCCCAGAGTCATCCCGATCGCGACCGCCGCCAGCCCCGTGACGAGCGCCACCTGCAGCCACCGCCGTGGTGTCATCATCGGCATCACGACCCTTCGGCTGGGTTCTCGTCCCTTCCACCCTGACCGGTCCCGCGCCGGTTCACCATCGGTGTCAGCACCCATCTTCGCGGCGTGAACCGTGCAGCACGGCCCCGTCGTGTGGACGCCGCGACGCCTCGCATGTCAGGCTCGCGGCACTATGTCGCTCTTCTGGCGGATCTACCTGCTGAACGCCGTGGTGCTCGTCGCGGCGACCATCAGCCTGGTCTTCGGGCCGGCGAGCGTCTCCGCACAGCCGGTCTTCGCCGAGATCGTCGTCGTCGTCCTCGGACTCGCCGCCCTGCTCGCGCTCGACGGCGTCCTCTTCCGGATCGGGCTGGCGCCGCTGCGCCGGCTCAGCCGGGCCATGACCTCCGTCGACCTGCTGCGCCCGGTCCCCCGCCCGGTGGACGCCGGCGGCGGGGACGTCGCGGAGGTGATCCGCACCTTCAACACCATGATCGACCGGCTCGAGTCCGAGCGGGGCCGCAGCGCGGCCCGTGCCCTGTCCGCGCAGGAGGCCGAGCGCCGGCGGATCGCCCAGGAGTTGCACGACGAGGTCGGGCAGACCCTGACCGCGGTGCTGCTCGACCTCAAACGGGTTGCCGATCGCGCCCCCGACCACGTGCGGGCGGAGCTGCGGGAGGTGCAGGAGACCACGCGTGGCAGCCTCGACGAGATCCGGCGGATCGCCCACCGGCTGCGCCCCGGTGTGCTCACCGAACTCGGACTCCCGAGCGCACTGCGGGTACTCACGGGCGACACCGCCGAGCGCACCGGCCTGCAGATCGACTACACCTGCAGCCCCGACCTGCCGCAGCTCGGCACCGAGACCGAGCTGGTCGTCTACCGGGTGGCGCAGGAGGCGCTGACCAACATCACCCGGCACGCACGGGCGGAGCGGGTCATGCTGTCGCTGGAGCACACACCCACCCGGGTCGAGTTGCGGATCCGCGACGACGGGGTGGGTATGGCGGGCGCCGCCGAAGGCGCGGGCCTGCAGGGGATGCGCGAACGCGCCCTGCTCATCGGTGCCCGCCTGACCATCGGCACCCCGCCGACCGGACACGGCACCGACATACATCTCGAGGTCCCCGTCGACCCGCAGACCACGGGGGCCGCATGACCTTCGACGCGCAGAACCCCGCCACCGTGCTGCTGGCCGACGACCACGCGCTGGTCCGCCGCGGGGTGCGGCTGATCATCGACAACGAGCCGGACCTGCAGGTGGTCGCGGAGGCCAGCGACGGCGCCGAGGCCATCGAGCAGGCCCGCGCCCACCTGCCGGACCTGGCGATCCTGGACATCTCGATGCCGCGGATGACCGGCCTGCAGGCCGCCCGGGAGCTCTCCCGCGAGCGCCCCGACCTGCCGATCCTCATCCTCACCATGCACGACAACGAGGAGTTCTTCTTCGAGGCGCTCAAGGTGGGCGCCTCCGGGTACGTCCTGAAGTCGGTGGCCGACCGCGACCTGATCGAGGGCTGCCGGGCCGCGCTGCGCGGCGAGCCGTTCCTGTATGCCGGAGCGGTGAACGCACTCATCCGCAACTATCTCGACCAGGTGCGTCGCGGCGCGGACCCGACCGGTTCGCCGATCACCCCGCGCGAGGAGGAGATCCTCAAACTGGTCGCCGAGGGCCGCTCCAGTCGGGAGATCGCCGACCTGCTCGTCATCAGCCCCAAGACGGTCGAGCGGCATCGTGCCAACCTGCTCGCGAAGCTCGGCCTGAAGGACCGGGTCGAGCTGACCCGTTACGCGATCCGCACCGGCCTGATCCAGGCCTGACGGGCCTCAGCGCTACGGGCGGTCCTGCCGGCCGAACCAGCTGGGCCGCGCGACCCGCAGCCGCAGCACCCGCTCGGACTCCTGCGCCTCCCGGACGTCACGGACCCGGCCCTCGAGCAACATGGTGAGCGACACCAGCCCGACCAACCGGGTCGAGTCCTCCCGGTCGACGACCGGCATCTTGTCGACAGCGTTGGCGGCCATGGCATTCGCGGTCTCCCGCAGCGTCTGGTCGGAGTGCGTGACGATGGGCGCGGTGATGCACAGCTCCTGCACCGGCCGGTTTGCGGAGCCCTCGTGCACGGCGGTCTCCAGCTGGGTCCGGGTCACCACGCCGACGATCTTGTCGCCGTCCTCGACGACCGGGTAGAGCATCTGCCGGCGGGTCTCCACCTTGGCCGGCTCGGTGCCGGAGATGACCTCCAGCGCCTCCGCCGCGGACAGGTCGCTCTCGTAGCTGAGGATGTCGCGCTGCATGACCTCGCCGACGAAGTAGATCTCCAGCGGGTCGACGTCGTACTCCCGCGTCAGGTGGTAGCCGCGGCGGGCGATCTTCTCGGTCAGCACCGAGCGCTTCAGCAGCAGGCTGGACAGCGCGAACGCCGTGGACGCGCCGATGATCATCGGCAGGATGGCGTCGAACCGGCCGGTCAGCTCCAGCGCGAAGATCACCCCGGTGAACGGCGAGCGCATGACGCCGCCGAGCACGCCGGCGAGCGCGACCAGCGCCCAGAAACCGGGACCGACGTCGGGGAAGATGTGCGCCTCGAGGGCACCGAGCGCGCCACCGATCATGAACATCGGCGCGAGGATGCCGCCGGAGGTGCCCGATCCGAGTGACAGCGACCAGATGAGGGTCTTGACGATCAGGATGCCCACGACCAGGCCGATCGAGATGCTGCCGTCCAGCTCGGCGCCGATGATGTTGTAGCCGACGCCCAGCGCCTCCGGCACGATCAGGCCACCGAGGCCGATGATGATGCCGCCGATCGCCGGCCACCACATCCAGTGCACCGGCAGCCGCCGGAAACCGTCCTCGGCGGCGTAGACCAGCATGGTCGACACGATCGCGAGCAGGCCGGCGACGATCCCGGTGACCGCACACAGCAGCTCGGCCAGCGGCGAGACGTGCAGGGCGCCGTGCACCGGGAAGAGCACACCGCTGCCCAGCATCGGGTGTCGTATGACGGTCGCGACGCACACCGCGGTGGCCACCGGCACATAGCTGCGCGGCCGCCATTCGAACAGCAGCAGCTCCACCGCCAGCATCACCGCCGCGAACGGCGTGTTGAAGGTTGCCGCCATACCGGCCGCCGAACCGGCCACCAGCAGGGTCTTGCGTTCGTCGGCGGTCAGCCGCAGGAACTGCGCGAACAGCGAACCGATGGCACCGCCGGTCATGATGATCGGGCCCTCGGCACCGAACGGACCGCCGGTGCCGATCGCGATCGCCGACGACACCGGTTTCAGCACCGCGACCCGCGGTTGCACCTTGCTGCCGCCCAGCAGGATCGCCTCGATCGCCTCGGGCATGCCGTGTCCGCGGATCTTCTCGGACCCGTAGCGCGCCATCACCCCGATGACCAGACCACCGATGATCGGGGCGAGCAGCACGACATACCAGTGGTCGTGACCGCCACCCGGTGCGACGAGCGCGGTGTCGATGCGCTGGTAGAAGATCGCGTTGGTGATCAACCCGATGAGCCGCAGCAGGGCCCACGC harbors:
- a CDS encoding gluconate:H+ symporter, whose amino-acid sequence is MLIAKDAAQLSHAGNTQLTFAALAGIAAVVLLIVVVKLHPFISLIVGSAVVALVAWIPGADAVTSFTNGAISPNGGFSGTAGSVALLIALGAMLGQILVDSGGAGVVVDTISDKLSGSALPWGMALMAALIGLPMFFEIGVVVLVPIVLMVARHTGQRLMLVGIPALAGLSVLHGLVPPHPGPETAIASLHADQGRTLIFGLIVAIPTLVLCGPLLARVLDRMVPIEHPTLPGGSTEDVAAHLDDKTGATTRPSFGRSVAMLLLPVCLMLPAAIINLIVHDEDNRARQILDVIGTPSVALLITVVVAYFALGLGSGMSRSQASDSLGRGLPGIAGIMLIVCAGGGFKQVLVDAGVGNVIADWAEGKHISVLLLGWLVAVGIRLATGSATVATVTAAGIVSGLAADLSPSHLALLVLAIGCGSLFFSHVNDAGFWLVKEYFGMSVGQTIRSWSLMETAISVVGFAFVMLLSVFT
- a CDS encoding SLC13 family permease produces the protein MTAALALTIFLVAFFFIATEKADKVAVVLIASGVMAGLKLIPGSEVFFSEHAGIDWNVIFLLLGMMIIVGIIKQTGLFDFLAIWAAKRSGGKPYRLMVMLMIITAIASPFLDNVTTIMLVAPVTVVVCDRLAVSARPYLIAEVLASNIGGAATLIGDPPNIIIGSRAGLSFTDFLVHMAPVVVVIFVVFVLGARVLFRSEFRYHPDRVAEVMLLNERRAITDPAMLRRALAVFALVVVGFSLHGALSLDPAIVALLGAGVMLLVTRTDPQDAVAEVEWPTLIFFMGLFVMVAGLTHTGVIDTFGGWVADAVGDNYYLAATALLFGSSILGAFFDNIPYVATMAPVVEELAADAPDEATGRSLWWAFALGADFGGNGTAVAASANVVAIGLAARTGHRISFWQFTRYGIVVTAVTTTLAWVYVSLRYFVFA
- a CDS encoding CBS domain-containing protein translates to MMTPRRWLQVALVTGLAAVAIGMTLGHGLLIAAGLVVAGLSAVEPPRRRTRHADAAAWLPTTDMGVSTDTGAPADLKGWQRIDNDIRTEAPVMTEVVPGAVGLLTRPRCMTGTDAMQAGDIAAHAPTVTTGDQVIRAVRVMAVSRIPGLIVVDDEGRPVTVLPGSQVLRLIVPDSYRDDPALVRTVDESHADRFWLTAAKRTIADCLPDPMRPPVLVRADATLLEVAALMARLRSPVIAVVDDDGSLRGAITLERLITSLAVTAGDDLTDNP
- a CDS encoding sensor histidine kinase, with product MSLFWRIYLLNAVVLVAATISLVFGPASVSAQPVFAEIVVVVLGLAALLALDGVLFRIGLAPLRRLSRAMTSVDLLRPVPRPVDAGGGDVAEVIRTFNTMIDRLESERGRSAARALSAQEAERRRIAQELHDEVGQTLTAVLLDLKRVADRAPDHVRAELREVQETTRGSLDEIRRIAHRLRPGVLTELGLPSALRVLTGDTAERTGLQIDYTCSPDLPQLGTETELVVYRVAQEALTNITRHARAERVMLSLEHTPTRVELRIRDDGVGMAGAAEGAGLQGMRERALLIGARLTIGTPPTGHGTDIHLEVPVDPQTTGAA
- a CDS encoding response regulator; this encodes MTFDAQNPATVLLADDHALVRRGVRLIIDNEPDLQVVAEASDGAEAIEQARAHLPDLAILDISMPRMTGLQAARELSRERPDLPILILTMHDNEEFFFEALKVGASGYVLKSVADRDLIEGCRAALRGEPFLYAGAVNALIRNYLDQVRRGADPTGSPITPREEEILKLVAEGRSSREIADLLVISPKTVERHRANLLAKLGLKDRVELTRYAIRTGLIQA
- a CDS encoding chloride channel protein, whose amino-acid sequence is MSSTQPIAPNDVPRDVHHLGDFRATPRMVVIAALAIPVGAIAAVVAWALLRLIGLITNAIFYQRIDTALVAPGGGHDHWYVVLLAPIIGGLVIGVMARYGSEKIRGHGMPEAIEAILLGGSKVQPRVAVLKPVSSAIAIGTGGPFGAEGPIIMTGGAIGSLFAQFLRLTADERKTLLVAGSAAGMAATFNTPFAAVMLAVELLLFEWRPRSYVPVATAVCVATVIRHPMLGSGVLFPVHGALHVSPLAELLCAVTGIVAGLLAIVSTMLVYAAEDGFRRLPVHWMWWPAIGGIIIGLGGLIVPEALGVGYNIIGAELDGSISIGLVVGILIVKTLIWSLSLGSGTSGGILAPMFMIGGALGALEAHIFPDVGPGFWALVALAGVLGGVMRSPFTGVIFALELTGRFDAILPMIIGASTAFALSSLLLKRSVLTEKIARRGYHLTREYDVDPLEIYFVGEVMQRDILSYESDLSAAEALEVISGTEPAKVETRRQMLYPVVEDGDKIVGVVTRTQLETAVHEGSANRPVQELCITAPIVTHSDQTLRETANAMAANAVDKMPVVDREDSTRLVGLVSLTMLLEGRVRDVREAQESERVLRLRVARPSWFGRQDRP